From the Sphingobacteruim zhuxiongii genome, the window CGATCGATCGATTAAAGGGAGGTTCGGCAAAATAGGGGTGCTTTGAATTTGCAAGTATAGCTCTAGGGAATAAGCAAAAGCGGCAATGTGGACTAAGTTAAACCGACATGTGTGATTCTGTAATTCGAATCCAAACTAAACTTGCTTATAATTTTCCAACTTTATCAGGAGTAAATCTTAAAATTCTCATAAACTTAAGAAATTGATTATACATGCCCTCCTGTGTATAGTTATTAGATATTAAAATTATATAATAGATAAGTGACTTATATTTAATAATATAATAGTGCTTTTTCGATGAAATATGTTATATAGAATTATATAAATTTAATTTTTTGTGTCTTTTTCTGAAATCAATAAGCACTAATTTTATGCTATTAGCCTATCCATATGTGCAACGCATATGGCGTGAAAAAACCAAAAACAAATCTATGAAGAAGAACTTTATTATTCCGAAAATCGCCCTTGGTATGCTTGCTGTTTGTTTATCAGCATCGTCTTATGCGCAAAGCAGTTTACCGAAACAAGCGAAAATTAAACCAGAAGTATTAAAAGACAAACTTAAAGGAGGTTGGGCAGGCCAAGTAATCGGTGTGACGTTTGGTGGTCCTACAGAGTTTAAATATAATGGAACGTATATTCCGGATAATAAAGTAATTCCTTGGTTCGATGGCTATATTAAGAAAACAATGATTGAATGGCCTGGTCTTTACGATGATGTCTATATGGACTTGACCTTTGTTGATATTATCGAGAAGAAAGGCATTGACGCACCGGCATCTGATTTTGCCAACGCCTTCGCTAATGCTGAATATACCTTATGGCATGCGAATCAAGCAGCACGCTACAATATTTTAAATGGTGTGATGCCACCAGAGTCAGGACATTGGTTAAACAATCCACATGCGGATGATATTGATTATCAAATTGAAGCCGATTTCGCGGGTTTGATGAACCCGGGGATGCCAAATTCAGCATCTGATATCTCTGATAAGGTAGGGCATATCATGAACTATGGTGATGGATGGTATGGCGGTGTTTATGTAGGCGCGCTATATACGATCGCATATATTTCTGACGATGTGCACTTTGTCGTGAAAGAAGCTTTAAAAACTGTTCCTGAGCAGAGTGACTTCTATAAATGTATTGCCGATGTTATTAAGTGGCATGCACAATATCCGAACGACTGGAAACAAACCTGGTTTGAAATTCAGAAAAAATGGTCAGAAGCGCATGGTTGTCCGGATGGAGCATTCGGTCCGTTCAACATCGATGCGAAGATCAACGCAGCATATATTGTCTTAGGATTATTGTATGGCAATGGAGATTTCACGCAAACTTTAGAGATTTCGACACGTGCCGGACACGATTCAGATTGTAACCCTTCTAATGCGGGCGGTGTCTTAGGAACCATATTAGGTTACGATAAGATTCCAGCATATTGGAAAATGGGATTAAAAGAAGCCGAAGATATCAACTTTAAATACACGGATATTTCATTAAATAAAGTATATGATATCGGCTACAAGCATGCCTTGCAAATGATTAAGAAAAACGGCGGTAAGGTTGGTGCAAAGGAAATCGTTATCAATGTGCAACAACCGAAAGCTGTTCGCTATGAAAAAGCCTTTGAAGGAACTTATCCAATTGAACGTATGTCCTTAGGAAATAAATCGTTGGTTTCCGAACATGCCTTTGACTTCACGGGAACAGGTATCGTGATTAAAGGTAATGCGGCGAAAAATGCGAATATCAAAGAAGATTATACCTTAGAACTTACGGTTTATATCGATGGGAAAGAAGTAGAACGCACGAAAATGCCTACAGATTACCAAACGAGAAAACACGATATCTTCTGGAAATACCAGTTGCCGAAAGGAAAGCATAATGTGAAAGTTGTGGTTACCAATCCTAAGAAAGGATACTATATCCGTATGACCGACGCGATTATTTATTCTGATCAGCCAGTCGATGGAATCCATTTCCATGATCATAAGCATGATTAATAAAATGGAGAAAATGAATCTAAACGATTTTTAAAAAAGAGCATATTTAATTTATTAGTAATCAACCCAAAACCCCTAGGCTTTCAAGGTCATATCGATGACCTTCGAAAGCCTTTTTTCAGCGATGTAAGTTTGGCTTTGAAAAGCGATATAAAGAGTGGACAGAAAAGCTTTCTAGATGGATTGATTTTTTTTGCTGAATAGGAGTTTTGCGAGCACTGAAAGATTAGAAATACTTAAACCTTTTGTCTTATCAAAAGTTCAGAATAGTAGTGATTAATACAATTTTACATAGTTGTTGATAGACTAAGTATTAATGCTGATTTTGGGCTATTCTGGTGGGGAGTTTCTCCCCATCAGAATTTTATATTTTTAAACCATATGGATACTAGAAGAGAATTTTTGAAAAAAGCAGGGATGTTAGCTGGTGCGACGGCAGCATCTCCATTTATTCCGGAATCTATTCAGCGGGCATTAGCAATTCAAGCGGCTCCTGGTACGACTTTCCTAGACGCGGAACATATTGTTTTTCTAATGCAAGAGAATCGTTCTTTCGATCATAGTCTCGGTACACTAAAAGGCGTTCGTGGATTTAATGATCCGCGTATTCTCAAGTCGGAAGGTATTCCTATATGGTATCAAAAAAATAATGAGGGGCGATATTTTACACCCTTTCATCTGGATATAGAAAAGACGAAAGCCACCTGGATGGGATCCTTGCCGCATGGATGGGCGGATATGGTGGAAGCTCGTAATAACGGAAAGATGAACTATTGGCTGGAGGCTAAGAAGGCAGGAAATGCGAGTTACAAGCATATGCCCTTGACCTTAGGTTATTACAGCCGACAGGATTTGCCGTTTTATTATGCTTTTGCAGACGCCTTTACGGTATGTGATCAGCATTTTTGCTCCTCCCTTACGGGTACAAGTCCAAATAGATCGTACTTCTGGACAGGGACCGTTCGTGAAAACCCAAAAGATGGAAACTCTAAAGCACACTTAGAGAATCATCATATGGTGCATAAAGACTTAGGCTGGACGACTTTTCCTGAACGATTGCAGGCTGCAGGGATCCCTTGGAAAGTTTATCAGAATGAGATTGGTTTAAATGTGGGTATGACACAACAGGAAGTCGATTGGTTGGGGAATTTTAGAGATAACAATTTAGAATTCCATAAACAGTATCATATCAAGTGCCATCCTAACTATCAGCGTTATGCGAAAAGTAAAGTAGCAGAGTTAGAGAAAATTGTTGCTAACAATAAAGAGCAATCTAAAGATACTGATGCGAAGCTCTTAACTTATCTGCAGGAATTGAAGGGTGATCTTGTCAATTTTTCAGAAGATAAATTCCATGCTTTAAGTCAGCAGGAGCAAGAAATACATAGACGAGCCTTTACCACGAATGTCAATGATCCGGATTATCATCAATTGAAGACTATTGAGTTTATGGAAGATGGCGTGCAGCGTAAAGTTCAAGTGCCTAAAGGTGATCTATTTTACCAGTTTAGAAAAGACGTTGATAATAATGAACTGCCGATGGTTTCCTGGTTGGTTGCGCCGAGTCGCTTTTCCGACCATCCCGGTGCGCCATGGTTTGGCGCATGGTATGTTTCTGAGACACTCGATATTCTGACGAAAAACCCAGAGGTATGGAAGAAAACCATCTTTGTACTAACCTACGATGAGAATGATGGTTACTATGATCATATACCACCATTTGTGCCGGCATTGCATACTCGTCCAGAAACAGGGGCTGTTCCTTCTGGAATGCGAACCGATAATGAGTTTGTCACGCAACAGCAAGAGCAAATCCGTAGTGGAAAGCCGGAAAGCCGTATAGATTCACCTATTGGCCTAGGCTATCGTGTACCTTTAGTGGTTGCATCGCCATGGAGTAAAGGTGGGTTTGTTAATTCAGAGGTCTTCGATTTGACGTCCAGTATTCAGTTTGTTGAGTATTTTGTCGACAAGAAATTAGGGAAAGATGTCAAAGAAGCAAATATCAGTGATTGGCGTCGCTTAGTATGTGGCAATATGACTTCCATATTCCGCAAAGCTGAAGATAATACTCGCCCTGCAATTGATTTCGTATCTCGCGATCAACATGTGGAGCGAATCTATAAGGCGCGTGAACAAGCATTGCCGTCAGGATTTCAGGAAGCTTCCAATGAGACCCTGAATCGATTAAGAAAAGCGCCTTTATCGAGCTTAGGTTTTGAACTTGTCGAAAAGGGAACCAAGCCTGCTTGTGCCATTCCTTATGATATTGATGTGAACTTAAAGTTAGATCCTGAAAAAGCGCGCATTCAGTTAATCTTTGAAATTGCGGGAGACTTGGCGTCTACTAAGGAGATTGGTGTACCATTTATCGTAAAGTGTCCGATAGCTTATGGTGATAGTCGGGAGATTGATCGCGTTTGGAACTTCGCTGTTCGGCCGAAGGAAAAGATTATCTATAATTGGCCTATTAAAGACTTTGTAGGCGACTTGTTTTCGTTAGAGGTTCATGGTCCAAATGGATTCTTCCGCTTGTTCCAAGCTGCTAAAAACAGTGTAATTCCGGTTGTACGTTTTAATGCCCATAGTTTGCATCAGCGTGTGGAATTTGAATTCGGAAAGGAAGCCAAAGATTACCGTGTTAAGGATGCTTATCAAGAACTCGGCACGCGTTTAAAAACTAAGAAAGGGCGTTCCTTAACTTGGGATATTACAAAATCAAGTAATTGGTATGATCTTGAAATACATGATCTACAAGACCAGCATATCTTATTTAAATATGCGGGGCATCAAGAGAATGGACAATCCAGTATTTCCGACCCATTGATGGGCGGGCTAATACAGGTTTAACGTTTGGTCGGCTGCTTAGCGTTGAAGATTTGTTCGAGGGTCATTTTCAAGTTTTCAGCGCGTAGGTTTCTTGCAATGATTTTTCCATCAGGGTCAAGAAGGAAGTTGTCTGGAACACCGTTCAGATTAAATAATCTGTATAATTCGCTATTTAGATCTCCAGGAGAACAGGTGTTTGTCCATATCAAGGATTCTTCTTGGCTAGCTTTTTTCCACTCCTCGACAGATTCATCAATCGATACGCCGAGAATATCAAATGCCTGCATGTGATGAGTTTTGTAGAGTTCGCGAAGGAACGGAAATTCTTTGCGGCACGGAGCACACCAGCTTGCCCAGAAATCTACTAGAACATATTTTCCTCTAAAGTCGGATAGCTTAACCTGTTTTCCATTAATATCCGTGACTTCGAAGTCTGGAAGTGTTTTTCCAATTCCAAGGTTTGGAAGAATTTTTAATTGTTTATCGATGAATTTTCCGGTCGGACTTTGCTGAAGAGCAGGGGACAAGCTAGCATACTGTGCTGTGATTTTCGCTAGATTATCTTTGCCTTTTAATCTAGATTGAAGGAGATAAAGGCTAATAAAGTTGTTAGGATGCTCCTCAATAAATTTGTCATCTAAGCTATCCAAAATTCTTGAGCGTTCGCCAGCATTTATTATTCTTTGTGTTGCTTTTTCGTAGTCGTTTATTGCCTGCTCACGCTCTTCCTTTCGCAAGAATTCGGATTCATTGAGCTTTGCTCCCTGAGCACTATATTGATATGGATTTATATAAAGGTTATTTTTCGACCCTTCTAACCAGTTGCGATGTCCACGAAAATCAATAAGCTCTCCAGGTTGAACCCATAGCGTATAAACGAGTTGTGTCGGAACAATTTGTGGATTGAAATTGTTTAAAATGACAAAGTTGAGTCGGGTAGGCTCTTTAATCTTTGCAGTATATGTGAATTCGCTACGTTCATCGAGTTTGATACTATCCCAAACTTCAATCTTATTCTCCGAATAAAAGATAGGGTATTGGACATTAGGGATCGTATCAATTTTACCCTTAATGATAAATGATTTAGCTTCTTGTCCTTGGGTAACCTGAGTGCCAAAAATAAAAGATAAGGAGATTAGAAAAGGAAGGATAACAGTAATTTTCATCATACCAAGTTCAAATAGTTATTTAACTATGCAATCTGGAACGCAAAAGGAAATTGGCTCAATATCCTTATGCTGTGCAAAAGCAAACTCTCAGATAGGCATAAGTTCAGTTCATCTAATATAAACAATAATCTGCTAGCATACTGTCAACACGAGTATTATACCCTTGACTCTACCTATAGATTTTATTCCATAAAAAAAAGCCAAGGTTTACACCTCAGCTTTCGAACTCATATATCTACGCTTGATTAAAATGTCAATACCAATTTACCTTTATTATGTCCTTCTAATATTTTAGCATAGGCGTCGGCCGCTTTTTCAAAAGGATAAGTTGAATCAATTGCCCAGTTGAATTTGCCAGCAGCAATGCCATCCACTACAAACTGTAAGTTTTTCGGGTTTCTTTTTACCCAAAAAGGCTGTACGCGTTTGGATGAACTTGGTTTTCCAGCAATACTGCCGATAATACCGTTCGGTTTTACAAGGGCTAAAGATACTTCTGTTGCCTGATCGTTACCTGCCATATCGATAGATGCATCGAAAGCAGTTGGATGTACTTCCTGAAGACGTGCTTGTAATCCATCTCCGTATTGTACGGCTTTTGCACCTAGGGAGTTTAAATAATCTAAGTTTGTAGCTGATGCTGTTCCTACGACCTCAATACCGCGCTCAGCTGCCAATTGTACGAGAATAGAACCTACACCACCTGAAGCGCCGTGAATCAATAAAGACTTGATGTCGCCGATTTCATCTAAGATGGTCATCGCTGTCTGCGCAACGCCGGCAATAGATCCTGCAACTTCCCAAGTGATATTATCAGGACGACGTACCAAATTGCCAATTGGCACATCAATAACTGTCGCATGGGTAAAGGCTGCACCAGAACCCAAAACAGCATCACCCACTTTAAAACCATAAGGATTGTTTGCTATTTCAATAATTTCACCTGCGAATTCAGTACCGAATGTTTGCGGCAATCCGCCATGTTTAAATTCACCGGTCATGCGTCTCGCATCGATTGGGTTGATACCCGCAGCTTTTACTCGGATGCGCGCGGTATCTTGCGCTAGTTGATCAAATTTGAAATCTTGAAACTGTAAGACGTCAGATGTCCCGTAGCTATTTGCAAAAAGTATTGTCGAGGTATTGTTGTTATTTTCCATGTTCTCTTGTTTAAGTATACAAAGGTAAATGGACATTTTTTGTTTTAGGCATGACTTACTTTTGGGTAACTAGTTTCATGTAGGTAACTAGCGTGGAGTTGACTTTAGTTTGCTATTTCTCCTTATCGGCTTATCTGCACATTCAAAAATAATACGTAATATTGATGTCGAATAACCTAATGTAAATACGTTTAAGACCTAAATGATTCGATGGAAGCATCGCAGAACGATAAGCTACTGATTCAAGAAATACAAAACGGAAACTCTGAGGCATTTGCTGTTGTATATGAGCGATACGCCGATCGGGTCTATGCACTTGCATTGTCTTTTTTGAAAGATGAGGGATGGAGTGAAGACTTATTGCAGGAAGTATTTTGGAAACTATGGGAGCATCGTGAACGACTAGATACGCAGGAGAATCTTTGGACTTATTTATTCGTCTTGACGAAGCATCGCGCACTCAATAAGATTCGGGAGATCAAGAATGCCAGGATGAAGATGGACCATTTGCTTTTAAAATCGGAGAGCCTCGGCTTAACAGAGCAAGTATCAATTGGACAGAAGGAACTCGTAGCCTGCATTGAACGTGCCAAGGAGTTGATGAGCCAGCAGCAGCAATTGGTTTTTGAACTCTGCAAGACGGAAGGTTTAACCTACTCTCAAGCTGGAGAGCGCTTGAATATTGCCCCCAATACCGTGAAAAACCATATGGTACAATCGCTAAAAGTATTACGTACCTATCTTCATAAATGTGGATATATCACATTTCTTCTTCTATTTTTAAAATAATTTAAAATACCACTAGTCCGACTGTGTCTTTGCTGTGTTCTTAAAATAAGATAACACTTAAATTATGAACCATCAAAGTCTCAAGAATCAACTCTTGCGATATCTCCATAATGAATTGCAGGCGGATGAGATTACGCATTTGTTTCAAGAATTAGAACAGCTTACTGCTTCCGAGATCGCGGAACTAATCGACGAGGAGTCCGTACGTTCTATCTTTCTAGCAGATCATCTTCAAGTACATCGTAAAGAGGCTGTCAAAGCTGATTTATTACAACGTATGGCGCAGGAACAAACAGATAGTAGTCCTCTACTTTCGCGTTCTCGCTTCAAATGGTCATGGATTGCTGCTGCGGCTGTATTGATTGCGGCATCTTTTTCAGGCTACCTATGGTATACACAAGATAAATCGGAGGGAAGGGGCGTCGAACAAATGGCGTTACAACAAGATATCTCCTTAAATGAACAACCTCCAGAAGTACGCTTCGCCGATGGAAGGGTTCTCGCATTAGATACCAATAAGCAATATTCACAAGAGGCAATTACATTCTCAATGAATGCCGACGGCTTGGTTAATTACCATGGAAGTGATAAACAGCATCATGAAGAATTGCTGTTCTCCTCACCAAAAGGACGTATTTCTCAAATTGAGCTTTCCGATGGTACACGTGTTTGGTTAAATAGCGGCAGTTCTATTCGCTTTTCTCCATTCTTTGCAGGCAATCAGCGGGATGTAAAACTCGATGGTGAAGCCTATTTTGAAGTCAGTAAGAATCCTAAGAAGCCTTTTATAGTCCACTCGAGCTTATCGAAAGTTAAAGTTCTAGGAACCGCATTCAACGTGTCGAGTTATGCTTCTACGATACATAAAATCACCTTACTACATGGATCGATAGCTTTGGAGACCAAAGCAAAGTCAATGATTTTGAAACCGGAGACACAAGCAGAAGTTAATGCCAACGGTTCTTTTGCTGTTTCTGCGGCGAATATGGACGAAGTAATGGCTTGGAAAAATGGCGACTTTGTGTTTAATGAAATTGATTTGAATGGCTTAATGGCTCAATTGAAGAAGTGGTATGATATTGAGGAAGTAATCGTCGAAGGGAAATCAACAGATCGATTTACAGGATCATTAACTCGTAGTAAGCAACTTTCTCAGCTGTTGAAGGCTTTGGAAGTGATATCCAACTGCAAATTTAGCATTGTCGAAAGGAGGGTTTATGTTAAAGTGATCTAGCACAATGCAGGATAAATTCAAATTAAATGTGACCTAATTATATTGAAAAACTATCAGAACCTAAATGAAAAATACAAACTCAAACCATGTGAAATGGGAGGCGATTAAAGCAAGAATTCGTCGGTCCATTTTTATGACGGCCAGTATGGGGGGGCTTTTGCTATTTACCGCATTCTCCTACGGTCAGCGGCTTACTTTCTCCTATAAGAATGCAAGTCTAGATCAAGTGTTGAATCATATAAAGAAAAGTACAGGCTACGATTTTTTATATAACTCAAACTTGTTATACAATAAGCAGAAGATATCTGTCAATGTAAAAGATGCGGATTTAACGACGGCCTTGAAACGCTGTTTAGATCCCTATCAGTTGACATTCGAAATACAGGATAAGACGGTTTTGATTAAACCAGCGATTCAAGCTAATGCTTCAACTGCTCCAACGAGTACTGCGAGATCATCTGTTGGGGCGCAAAGTACAGTTCAAGGACGAATCGTCGATCCAGTGGGGAAGGCTATCGAAAACGTAACGGTGCGGGTAAAAGGCACGGATACACAGACGAAGACCGATGCACAAGGAAGATTTCAGATCAGCATACCGGCAGGAACAAGTCCCATATTAGAGATTTCATCCCTAGGTTTTAATACCGTCGAGCGCACAGTCAACTCGGGTACACTAAATTTAACATTAGAGCCTTCAACCGATTCGATTGATGAAGTTGTCGTTGTCGGCTATGGTTCACAGAAGAAGATTCATGTGACGGGCTCGGTTGCGCAGATTAGCCAAGAAGAATTAACGCGAGCTCCAATGACCAATCTTTCCAATATGCTTACGGGTAAGCTTCCGGGACTGGTATCGCGTCAAAGCTCAGGCTTACCAGGGAGTGACCAAGCGAATATGGTGATCCGTGGATATGGTACCTTTAACGATTCTTCACCTTTATTATTGGTGGATGGTGTCGAACGCTCATTTAATAATATTGATCCAAGTGATGTTGAATCGGTAACGATTTTAAAAGACGCTGCTGCCGCTGCGGTATATGGGGTGAAAGCAGCGCATGGGGTGATCCTCGTGAAAACAAAACGCGGATCAGCAAATGATGATGTCACTATACGCTATAATAATAACTTCGGATTCTCGAATAATACCCGCTTCCCAGAATTCCTCAATGGTGTAGATTATGCGAAATGGCATAATAGAGCCAGAGAATTAGATGGGTTAAACGGTTTATACTCTGATGCTGATATTCAGAAGATACAGAACGGCGACCCGGACGGAAAGTTAGCGAATACCGATTGGTTGGGCTTATTGTTTAAAGATTACGGTCTTAACAAGCAGCATAATATCTCGGCTTTTGGTGGGAATCAGAAAACGCAGTATTTCATCAGTGCTGGTTTAATGGATCAGAACGGTATTGTCCCTAATGCGACGTTTAAACGTTATAACCTTCGTTCCAATGTGGATGTAAACATTAAGGACCAAGTTAAGTTGGCCTTGAACGTCGCTGGTCGCAAAGAAGATATGGATCATCCGGGCTTTGCAATCGGTCCGAATGTAGGTTATAATCCGATTACGCAAGCGATCCGTGCATTACCTATTATTCCAGAAACCTATAATGGGCTTCCGGCAGCGACTGGATCGGG encodes:
- a CDS encoding FecR family protein; this encodes MNHQSLKNQLLRYLHNELQADEITHLFQELEQLTASEIAELIDEESVRSIFLADHLQVHRKEAVKADLLQRMAQEQTDSSPLLSRSRFKWSWIAAAAVLIAASFSGYLWYTQDKSEGRGVEQMALQQDISLNEQPPEVRFADGRVLALDTNKQYSQEAITFSMNADGLVNYHGSDKQHHEELLFSSPKGRISQIELSDGTRVWLNSGSSIRFSPFFAGNQRDVKLDGEAYFEVSKNPKKPFIVHSSLSKVKVLGTAFNVSSYASTIHKITLLHGSIALETKAKSMILKPETQAEVNANGSFAVSAANMDEVMAWKNGDFVFNEIDLNGLMAQLKKWYDIEEVIVEGKSTDRFTGSLTRSKQLSQLLKALEVISNCKFSIVERRVYVKVI
- a CDS encoding phosphocholine-specific phospholipase C codes for the protein MDTRREFLKKAGMLAGATAASPFIPESIQRALAIQAAPGTTFLDAEHIVFLMQENRSFDHSLGTLKGVRGFNDPRILKSEGIPIWYQKNNEGRYFTPFHLDIEKTKATWMGSLPHGWADMVEARNNGKMNYWLEAKKAGNASYKHMPLTLGYYSRQDLPFYYAFADAFTVCDQHFCSSLTGTSPNRSYFWTGTVRENPKDGNSKAHLENHHMVHKDLGWTTFPERLQAAGIPWKVYQNEIGLNVGMTQQEVDWLGNFRDNNLEFHKQYHIKCHPNYQRYAKSKVAELEKIVANNKEQSKDTDAKLLTYLQELKGDLVNFSEDKFHALSQQEQEIHRRAFTTNVNDPDYHQLKTIEFMEDGVQRKVQVPKGDLFYQFRKDVDNNELPMVSWLVAPSRFSDHPGAPWFGAWYVSETLDILTKNPEVWKKTIFVLTYDENDGYYDHIPPFVPALHTRPETGAVPSGMRTDNEFVTQQQEQIRSGKPESRIDSPIGLGYRVPLVVASPWSKGGFVNSEVFDLTSSIQFVEYFVDKKLGKDVKEANISDWRRLVCGNMTSIFRKAEDNTRPAIDFVSRDQHVERIYKAREQALPSGFQEASNETLNRLRKAPLSSLGFELVEKGTKPACAIPYDIDVNLKLDPEKARIQLIFEIAGDLASTKEIGVPFIVKCPIAYGDSREIDRVWNFAVRPKEKIIYNWPIKDFVGDLFSLEVHGPNGFFRLFQAAKNSVIPVVRFNAHSLHQRVEFEFGKEAKDYRVKDAYQELGTRLKTKKGRSLTWDITKSSNWYDLEIHDLQDQHILFKYAGHQENGQSSISDPLMGGLIQV
- a CDS encoding RNA polymerase sigma factor → MEASQNDKLLIQEIQNGNSEAFAVVYERYADRVYALALSFLKDEGWSEDLLQEVFWKLWEHRERLDTQENLWTYLFVLTKHRALNKIREIKNARMKMDHLLLKSESLGLTEQVSIGQKELVACIERAKELMSQQQQLVFELCKTEGLTYSQAGERLNIAPNTVKNHMVQSLKVLRTYLHKCGYITFLLLFLK
- a CDS encoding TlpA family protein disulfide reductase: MMKITVILPFLISLSFIFGTQVTQGQEAKSFIIKGKIDTIPNVQYPIFYSENKIEVWDSIKLDERSEFTYTAKIKEPTRLNFVILNNFNPQIVPTQLVYTLWVQPGELIDFRGHRNWLEGSKNNLYINPYQYSAQGAKLNESEFLRKEEREQAINDYEKATQRIINAGERSRILDSLDDKFIEEHPNNFISLYLLQSRLKGKDNLAKITAQYASLSPALQQSPTGKFIDKQLKILPNLGIGKTLPDFEVTDINGKQVKLSDFRGKYVLVDFWASWCAPCRKEFPFLRELYKTHHMQAFDILGVSIDESVEEWKKASQEESLIWTNTCSPGDLNSELYRLFNLNGVPDNFLLDPDGKIIARNLRAENLKMTLEQIFNAKQPTKR
- a CDS encoding ADP-ribosylglycohydrolase family protein, coding for MKKNFIIPKIALGMLAVCLSASSYAQSSLPKQAKIKPEVLKDKLKGGWAGQVIGVTFGGPTEFKYNGTYIPDNKVIPWFDGYIKKTMIEWPGLYDDVYMDLTFVDIIEKKGIDAPASDFANAFANAEYTLWHANQAARYNILNGVMPPESGHWLNNPHADDIDYQIEADFAGLMNPGMPNSASDISDKVGHIMNYGDGWYGGVYVGALYTIAYISDDVHFVVKEALKTVPEQSDFYKCIADVIKWHAQYPNDWKQTWFEIQKKWSEAHGCPDGAFGPFNIDAKINAAYIVLGLLYGNGDFTQTLEISTRAGHDSDCNPSNAGGVLGTILGYDKIPAYWKMGLKEAEDINFKYTDISLNKVYDIGYKHALQMIKKNGGKVGAKEIVINVQQPKAVRYEKAFEGTYPIERMSLGNKSLVSEHAFDFTGTGIVIKGNAAKNANIKEDYTLELTVYIDGKEVERTKMPTDYQTRKHDIFWKYQLPKGKHNVKVVVTNPKKGYYIRMTDAIIYSDQPVDGIHFHDHKHD
- a CDS encoding NADP-dependent oxidoreductase, whose product is MENNNNTSTILFANSYGTSDVLQFQDFKFDQLAQDTARIRVKAAGINPIDARRMTGEFKHGGLPQTFGTEFAGEIIEIANNPYGFKVGDAVLGSGAAFTHATVIDVPIGNLVRRPDNITWEVAGSIAGVAQTAMTILDEIGDIKSLLIHGASGGVGSILVQLAAERGIEVVGTASATNLDYLNSLGAKAVQYGDGLQARLQEVHPTAFDASIDMAGNDQATEVSLALVKPNGIIGSIAGKPSSSKRVQPFWVKRNPKNLQFVVDGIAAGKFNWAIDSTYPFEKAADAYAKILEGHNKGKLVLTF